One Cryptococcus neoformans var. grubii H99 chromosome 3, complete sequence genomic region harbors:
- a CDS encoding transcription initiation factor TFIIE subunit alpha, with protein MSTSQLSSDEIQKLCSDLVYQVAYSFYDVPYIIILKMLVQYNVMTEIDLGQRVGLSPNEVRKYMGTLHLHRLVKRHVNREKQILPEWKKSQLSTQAMRQHNSSSKAPIGDTRTRDVHYWYLDYREFANVTKYRLAMMRKGIDERIKSEVGQRGYQCPQDGRVYDTLDVGHLFDPTTSTFRCEDCQAELIEHDPTIDQENNSSLQDMMQRFNIATAPIRDALKAVEVVTLPGTNVIAWIAQNVKTGVVSVDGQEGGEDSKKFEVVIGGEDDEAKEKLAQAQREQNALPEWYTHSTVTGDATTLGINDINQRAKVTERTKHIGDHETEVGDQALAAHYELLDEEDDVEEVGVDINEGAHLDTFEGRDEAEVEEGPAGESLGKMVFVNGQMKKIEDVTEDDQELMTSEEYEAYAQAMYG; from the exons ATGTCGACTTCTCAACTCTCCTCAGACGAGATACAGAAACTCTGCTCTGACCTCGTATATCAAGTCGCATACTCCTTCTACGATGTCCCctacatcatcatcctcaaaatGCTCGTTCAATATAACGT AATGACAGAAATCGATTTGGGTCAAAGGGTAGGGCTCTCTCCAAATGAGGTCAGGAAATACATGGGTactcttcaccttcatcgGCTCGTAAAACGGCATGTCAACCGCGAAAAGCAAATTCTTCCCGAGTGGAAAAAATCTCAGCTCTCCACCCAAGCTATGCGCCAACATAATTCTTCTAGCAAGGCTCCAATCGGTGATACCCGTACCCGCGATGTCCACTATTGGTATCTTGACTACCGTGAATTCGCCAATGTCACAAAATATCGACTTGCAATGATGCGTAAAGGGATTGACGAGCGGATAAAGAGCGAAGTAGGCCAGAGGGGATACCAGTGCCCCCAGGACGGGAGGGTGTATGACACTCTTGATGTGGGACATCTCTTCGATCCGACAACAAGTACATTCAGGTGTGAGGACTGTCAAGCGGAACTGATTGAACACGACCCCACAATAGACCAGGAGAACAATTCGTCACTCCAAGATATGATGCAACGATTCAACATTGCTACCGCACCCATAAGGGATGCGCTCAAGGCTGTCGAAGTGGTTACTCTCCCCGGCACTAACGTCATCGCATGGATCGCACAGAATGTCAAGACGGGCGTGGTCAGCGTGGATGGACAAGAGGGCGGAGAAGATAGCAAAAAGTTCGAAGTTGTCATTGGAGGGGAAGACGACGAGGCCAAAGAAAAACTCGCACAAGCGCAGAGAGAACAAAATGCTCTGCCGGAATGGTATACTCATTCTACTGTCACGGGCGATGCCACAACGCTTGGGATCAACGATATAAACCAACGAGCGAAAGTCACCGAGAGAACCAAACATATCGGCGATCACGAAACAGAGGTCGGAGATCAGGCCCTCGCTGCTCACTATGAGCTtttggacgaagaggatgacgtTGAGGAAGTAGGAGTTGATATAAATGAAGGGGCTCACCTGGATACTTTTGAGGGGAGAGATGAAGcggaagtggaagaggggCCAGCGGGAGAAAGTTTAGGAAAGATGGTCTTTG TCAATGGccaaatgaagaagatagaGGACGTTACGGAAGACGATCAGGAGCTGATGACTTCTGAAGAATACGAG GCATACGCGCAAGCTATGTATGGTTGA
- a CDS encoding 3-hydroxyisobutyrate dehydrogenase: MPTKLPRIHTTGWIGLGAMGHPMALNLFLKTHQFYQKVSPSITPTFLFCEHEDSRAESFLRELRNRGGQDLASRAERVGSGKEMVMGASKVFTMLPSTPQVQAVYLDQDNGILAGLAKLPSNTPPLPETLLLSDTSLPSDTVTQGGKVKKELTSTTDASSPATEVSQVHTMLVDQTTLDPTVSLSISSLIHDSTSSAALMIDAPVSGGTVAAERGELTIMFGSPAPIATRLAMPFLQMMAREGGVIECGGSGTGVGVKVCNNLVLASNQIALSEGLALGRSLNIDIALLQSVINTSSGSSWSSRVNPPISSIPGTPASRGYSGGFQTRLMLKDVNLALQAARKHNLATPLTSASKNIYEAVCSDGDGQWASKDFSVAYEWVKKKQQAAMDMAWKDGLP; this comes from the exons ATGCCCACCAAATTACCACGCATTCATACCACAGGCTGGATAGGTCTGGGAGCTATGG GTCATCCCATGGCTTTGAATCTTTTTCTAAAAACACATCAATTCTATCAAAAAGTTAGTCCTTCCATAACGCCAactttcctcttctgcgAGCATGAGGACTCCAGAGCAGAGTCTTTTCTACGGGAATTAAGGAACCGTGGTGGTCAAGATTTAGCGAGCAGGGCTGAGCGAGTGGGGAGTGGAAAAGA GATGGTTATGGGTGCGTCGAAGGTGTTTACGATGCTACCTTCTACACCCCAGGTTCAAGCGGTTTATCTCGACCAGGACAACGGCATTTTGGCCGGCCTGGCAAAGCTGCCAAGTAATACCCCTCCTTTGCCAGAAACCCTTCTGTTATCAGACACTTCATTACCATCAGACACCGTCACCCAAGGAGGGAAAGTTAAAAAAGAATTGACATCAACCACCGATGCATCCTCTCCTGCTACCGAGGTCAGCCAAGTCCACACAATGCTTGTTGACCAAACAACCCTCGATCCCACAGTCTCACTCTCCATTTCGTCTCTCATTCACGATTCAACCTCCAGCGCAGCCTTGATGATCGACGCACCTGTATCTGGCGGCACAGTGGCGGCTGAAAGGGGAGAGTTGACAATCATGTTCGGATCCCCTGCTCCTATAGCCACCCGGCTGGCAATGCCATTTCTTCAAATGATGGCAAGGGAAGGGGGCGTGATTGAGTGTGGAGGAAGCGGTACTGGAGTCGGCGTCAAGGTTTGCAACAA CCTTGTATTAGCCTCGAATCAAATAGCGCTATCGGAGGGCCTTGCTTTGGGACGTTCGCTCAATATCGAcattgctcttcttcaaagcgTGATCAACACTTCCTCGGGTTCCTCTTGGTCATCCCGTGTTAATCCCCCTATCTCTTCAATTCCGGGGACCCCAGCTTCTCGCGGATATTCGGGTGGCTTCCAAACTCGTTTGATGCTTAAAGATGTAAATCTGGCCCTACAAGCGGCCCGTAAACATAATCTTGCCACACCATTGACTTCGGCTTCAAAAAACATATACGAGGCTGTTTGTTCCGATGGTGATGGCCAGTGGGCCAGCAAAGATTTCTC TGTTGCGTATGAGTGGGTAAAAAAGAAGCAGCAAGCAGCTATGGACATGGCCTGGAAAGATGGGTTACCATGA
- a CDS encoding ATP-binding cassette, subfamily D (ALD), peroxisomal long-chain fatty acid import protein — MSSSHIIPLTKDTLRSRFRFILNSYLQHRPIFQRAFTAAFAIYCLTSTYGSLTGRGIKGAPGGKGNGRRVKGVKHGTTGSIKDPLFHIRLKRLIRIVIPSLKSKEAAMLALHSAFLVGRTGLSLYVADLDGRIVSSLVTANPHMFLMNIARWLLVAIPATYTNSMLEYLQSELGLAYRTRLTKHALTMYLDPPGVESGGGKDGEQLFYKLANLDDRIKNADQYLAEDIQQLSSKLAEIYSNIAKPVLDVILYNYQLSRNVGAESLVLLTILVQTSATLLRAITPPFGAYTAHEAKLEGELRFTHSRLLESAEEVALYHGEEFEKNVIERGYFALVKHVNRILKIRVGHGMAEEGVIKWLWGSLGLCICAIPVFGGSALAMKGGDLGSRTEGFVTNRRLLLSSSDAFGRVMYSYKDMAELAGYTSRVSELFETMEHAKKGEYQKKLVSSVSTENNAKILQGRGKIIESDEIKFDQVPLISPNGDVLVKSMSFHVKPGKHLLVIGPNGCGKSSLFRILGGLWPVYGGTVYKPPSNQFTYIPQRPYLCAGTLRDQIIYPHSHADMLSHGKSDEDLSKILEVVEMAGIIEREGGWDAVREWRDTLSGGDKQRIAMARLFYHQPKYAILDECTSAVTLEIEKIMYDHATSLGITLMTVSHRPSLWKFHTMVLEYDGQGGYTFTHLDAEKRLALQDEKQELEHKLLSVPKLKDRLEELKMIKEQRESASGI; from the exons ATGTCATCCTCCCACATCATCCCACTAACCAAAGACACCCTCCGCTCCCGTTTTAGATTCATCCTCAATTCGTATCTCCAACATCGCCCGATATTCCAACGTGCATTCACAGCTGCATTCGCTATATACTGCCTTACCAGTACCTACGGATCTCTCACTGGTAGGGGTATCAAAGGAGCTCctggaggaaaaggaaatggaagaagggttaAAG GCGTCAAGCATGGCACTACCGGGTCCATCAAAGACCCCCTATTCCATATTCGTTTGAAGCGACTTATTCGGATTGTTATTCCTAGTCTGAAAAGTAAAGAAGCCGCCATGCTGGCGCTGCACTCGGCTTTCTTGGTTGGCAGGACGGGGTTGAGTCTATATGTGGCCGACCTTGATGGAAG AATAGTTTCTTCTCTTGTCACAGCCAATCCGCATATGTTTCTTATGAACATAGCAAGGTGGTTACTAGTCGCTATTCCGGCGACCTATACCAATTCAATGTTGGAATATCTTCAGTCTGAATTGGGCCTTGCTTATCGTACGAG GTTGACAAAGCACGCTCTGACCATGTATCTTGACCCGCCAGGAGTAGAAAGCGGTGGCGGCAAGGATGGCGAGCAATTATTCTACAAACTTGCAAATCTCGATGACCGGATAAAGAATGCAGACCAATATTTGGCAGAAGATATTCAGCAGCTTAGTAGCAAGCTGGCTGAGATATACTCAAATATTGCCAAGCCTGTGCTAGATGTCAT ACTGTACAACTATCAGCTATCCAGGAATGTTGGTGCAGAGAGTCTTGTACTCTTGACTATCCTTGTACAAACGAGTGCTACTCTCC TGCGGGCCATCACACCACCGTTTGGGGCTTATACAGCTCATGAAG CCAAACTTGAGGGTGAACTCCGTTTCACTCACTCCCGTTTGCTTGAATCAGCTGAAGAAGTAGCTTTATATCATGGTGAGGAGTTTGAAAAGAATGTTATTGAAAGGGGCTATTTTGCGCTTGTCAAGCACGTCAATCGCATTTTAAAGATTCGTGTGGGTCATGGAAtggcggaagaaggtgtCATCAAATGGTTGTGGGGGAGTCTGGGGCTGTGCATTTGTGCGATACCTGTATTTGGAGGAAGTGCTTTGGCTATGAAGGGAGGAGATTTGGGAAGTAGGACTGAGG GTTTTGTCACGAACCGAAGGTTGCTATTATCTTCAAGTGATGCCTTTGGAAGAGTCATGTATAGCTATAAG GACATGGCAGAGTTAGCCGGCTATACTTCTAGAGTGTCAGAGCTTTTCGAAACGATGGAACACGCCAAAAAAGGGGAGTACCAGAAGAAGCTCGTGAGCAGTGTTAGCACTGAGAATAATGCCAAAA TTCTGCAAGGTAGAGGCAAGATTATAGAATCAGACGAGATCAAATTTGATCAAGTCCCCCTTATCAGTCCGAATGGAGACGTCTTAGTCAAGTCTATGTCATTCCATGTTAAGCCTGGT AAACACCTCCTAGTAATTGGTCCAAATGGTTGCGGGAAAAGCAGTTTATTCAGGATCCTTGGTGGCCTTTGGCCTGTTTATG GAGGGACGGTCTACAAGCCTCCTTCGAACCAGTTCACTTATATTCCGCAAAGGCCGTACCTTTGCGCCGGTACACTTCGTGACCAGATAATCTACCCCCACAGTCACGCTGATATGTTGTCCCACGGAAAATCTGATGAGGATCTCTCAAAGATCCTTGAAGTAGTAGAAATGGCCGGAATTattgaaagagagggagggtGGGACGCTGTGAGAGAATGGAGGGACACTCTGAGTGGTGGAGATAAACAGAGGATTGCCATGGCCCGATTGTTTTATCATCAGCCAAAG TACGCAATTCTGGATGAATGCACCAGCGCAGTGACGCTCGAGATTGAAAAGATCATGTATGATCATGCCACCT CCCTCGGCATCACTCTAATGACAGTATCTCATCGACCCTCTCTTTGGAAGTTCCACACCATGGTTCTTGAATACGATGGACAAGGCGGGTACACGTTCACTCATCTTGATGCCGAAAAACGACTGGCATTGCAAGATGAAAAGCAGGAGTTGGAACACAAGCTCCTGAGTGTCCCCAAATTGAAAGACAGGTTGGAAGAATTGAAAATGATCAAAGAGCAACGAGAATCCGCGAGTGGTATTTAA